The Cellulophaga sp. L1A9 genome window below encodes:
- a CDS encoding helix-turn-helix transcriptional regulator, whose translation MVNSEEFIKRLEKILDYYGLSAAVFADKVSVQRSSISHLLSGRNKPSLEFVMKVVNAYPEVNLYWFLNGKGSFPHKPEKQPAPPSATPVAPPPTPTPEVKKPTPEKAEAPIAPPQLPLEFKEKLVEKKRDGKKVIEKVVLFYDDGSFEAYQL comes from the coding sequence ATGGTAAACTCGGAAGAATTTATAAAAAGACTAGAGAAAATACTGGATTATTACGGATTATCAGCAGCTGTTTTTGCAGATAAAGTATCCGTTCAACGTTCTAGTATATCCCATTTACTTTCTGGCAGAAACAAGCCAAGTTTGGAATTTGTGATGAAAGTTGTGAATGCTTATCCTGAAGTAAACCTTTATTGGTTCTTAAACGGAAAAGGCAGTTTTCCTCACAAGCCAGAAAAGCAACCTGCACCACCTTCAGCTACACCCGTTGCACCTCCTCCAACCCCAACTCCTGAAGTTAAAAAACCTACGCCAGAAAAAGCAGAAGCTCCAATTGCCCCACCACAACTTCCTTTAGAATTTAAAGAAAAGCTTGTTGAAAAAAAACGCGATGGAAAAAAAGTAATTGAAAAAGTTGTTTTATTTTATGACGATGGAAGTTTTGAAGCCTATCAGCTTTGA